A portion of the Cryptomeria japonica chromosome 5, Sugi_1.0, whole genome shotgun sequence genome contains these proteins:
- the LOC131875895 gene encoding probable LRR receptor-like serine/threonine-protein kinase At4g36180: MESGALLSLNFTFKLMDSSTPWTNETDCCEWHGIKCDENNSHVLGISVGIMEGLLIDDGIRGGVIADSLCKLPFLTRLDIWDTAATGHLPKSIGNISALQVLVMNDNQFSGEILSEIGDLKQLQILDLSSNNLSGSIPHNIVFLEAMAVAREDAYATYSELNYGGYVIRKFFSLGGLDVTSKGNIPSELQSLSYLGYLNLSNNNLSGNIPQGGQMITFENTSYSGNQYLQGCPLPRNCSWPKFAPPPPVSAAENKDEKETEQIPWYQIGVGWSYGAGFLIVVVLLLSVRQGLDGKFRKLNRLNSTLINFDGTVKGNPGKVGSAGVLRNGSAQPVSFLLLIAVILPITWMKHRGIPLAICKGWKRLWVEGDSMLLIDAIHDGRTGMPDKIRWENIFYEAINLSREDNKEHPLDARRDCDCSG; the protein is encoded by the exons ATGGAATCTGGAGCTCTTCTTTCCTTGAACTTTACATTCAAACTGATGGATAGTTCTACTCCATGGACAAATGAGACAGACTGCTGCGAGTGGCATGGCATAAAATGCGATGAAAACAACAGCCATGTACTGGGGATATCAGTTGGGATAATGGAGGGGTTACTAATCGACGACGGAATAAGAGGAGGAGTCATAGCTGATAGCCTGTGCAAACTTCCGTTTCTTACACGGCTAGACATATGGGACACTGCCGCAACAG GACATCTTCCAAAGTCAATCGGGAATATTTCAGCTCTTCAAGTGCTGGTAATGAATGACAATCAGTTCAGCGGTGAAATTCTTTCAGAAATAGGCGATCTGAAGCAGCTTCAGATCTTAGACCTCTCGTCCAACAACTTGTCAGGCTCTATTCCACACAACATTGTATTTTTAGAAGCAATGGCTGTAGCAAGAGAGGATGCCTATGCGACGTACAGTGAATTAAACTATGGAGGCTATGTAATCAGGAAGTTTTTTTCTCTTGGTGGACTGGATGTGACTTCGAAAG GAAATATTCcatcagagcttcaatctttgaGCTATTTGGGATATTTAAATTTGTCCAACAACAATCTTTCTGGAAATATACCGCAAGGAGGACAGATGATCACATTTGAAAACACATCATATTCTGGAAATCAATATTTGCAAGGGTGCCCACTTCCAAGGAATTGCTCTTGGCCGAAATTTGCACCTCCTCCTCCCGTAAGTGCTGCTGAAAATAAAGATGAAAAGGAGACTGAGCAGATTCCGTGGTATCAAATTGGAGTAGGATGGTCATATGGAGCAGGTTTTCTGATTGTTGTAGTGTTATTGCTTTCA GTGAGGCAAGGATTGGATGGGAAGTTCCGGAAACTGAATAGATTAAACTCAACTTTGATCAACTTTGATGGGACAGTAAAAGGGAATCCTGGGAAGGTGGGTAGTGCGGGTGTCCTAAGAAATGGTAGTGCTCAACCTGTTAGCTTTCTGCTGCTGATTGCGGTTATACTTCCAATAACATGGATGAAGCATAGGGGCATTCCTCTTGCTATTTGCAAAGGCTGGAAGCGGTTATGGGTAGAGGGAGACTCTATGTTGTTAATTGATGCTATTCATGATGGGAG AACTGGAATGCCGGATAAGATTCGGTGGGAGAATATTTTTTATGAAGCAATTAACCTGTCGCGAGAAGATAATAAAGAGCATCCTCTCGATGCCAGGAGGGATTGTGACTGTAGTGGCTGA